A window of Gloeocapsa sp. DLM2.Bin57 contains these coding sequences:
- a CDS encoding type II toxin-antitoxin system HicB family antitoxin — protein sequence MKNMMEYKGYFASVSYSDEDNIFYGKVEYIRSLISFEGNDVTSLRLNFQEAVDDYITMCEEKGIEPEKSFEGSFKVKTDK from the coding sequence ATGAAAAATATGATGGAATATAAAGGGTATTTTGCTTCTGTAAGTTATAGTGATGAAGATAATATTTTTTATGGCAAAGTGGAGTATATCAGGAGCTTAATCAGCTTTGAAGGTAATGATGTAACGTCACTTCGCTTAAATTTTCAAGAGGCAGTTGATGACTACATTACTATGTGTGAAGAAAAAGGAATTGAACCTGAAAAATCTTTTGAAGGCTCTTTTAAAGTGAAAACAGATAAGTAG